In the Deinococcus sp. YIM 134068 genome, one interval contains:
- a CDS encoding patatin-like phospholipase family protein gives MIPPTATPPLPEADLVMQGGVTSGVVYPPVVCELARTFRFRRVGGTSAGAISAALLAAAELRRQDLITAKDPHPLRPFETLHALGTRLAAPLHPDQPDGPRVLEGLFAPDEATAPLFEALRGGLRGDARAALRPLLRELGARPHAARAREVLRAPGVLALLARRAEAGGWAEEVRPLLGDEVPDSALSRLAGHPVGAGVAVLLGSALLAWGSFRLAVLLLPAEIAAVLAALVPLVVLGVLAGQLARRALASLREAAPLLLGAARAGLHGAHATLVDNGFGLATGYGGGEPSRLTPWLHRELQALAGRPGGVLTFGDLRERDVELKLVSTCLTRQRPYVLPLNQRSADHKDFYFRPDEWGRFFPPEVLAHLTAHAERMYLDPGLAPPPGREGWTYYRLPPEEHLPVLVATRLSMSFPGLFSALPLYFLQWGRRDEQLSHPDFRPMWSRRFGGDGLPPDRWKDHERRVRVLPCLFSDGGLTSNFPLMLFDEVIPERPLFAVRLQTRRTDHPAFLAGPLPWQPFHQPTRSVPEFAVSLVESARHWFDSSLLTLPGYAERVVSVTLPRGVGGLNLGMDADRIRWLLDKGTDAGRRLAQRFGPDSDDPRNTAGLTAARWPNVTADLGELLVAYARQYPSHTPPTSLTPEERDALAALIRTAGLIRQAVRADPDALFPAATPWNKVSFRQVRGLLRYRPFL, from the coding sequence ATGATCCCGCCGACCGCGACCCCACCTCTGCCCGAGGCCGATCTCGTCATGCAGGGCGGCGTGACGAGCGGCGTGGTCTACCCGCCCGTCGTCTGCGAGCTGGCGCGGACGTTCCGGTTTCGCCGCGTCGGCGGCACGTCGGCGGGGGCGATCTCGGCGGCCCTGCTCGCGGCGGCGGAGCTGCGACGCCAGGACCTGATCACGGCGAAAGACCCCCACCCCCTGCGTCCCTTCGAGACGCTGCACGCGCTGGGTACGCGGCTGGCGGCCCCCCTGCACCCCGACCAGCCGGACGGCCCCCGCGTGCTGGAGGGCCTCTTCGCGCCGGACGAGGCGACCGCCCCTCTCTTCGAGGCGTTGCGGGGCGGGCTGCGGGGCGACGCGCGGGCGGCACTGCGGCCCCTGCTGCGGGAGCTGGGCGCGCGGCCCCACGCGGCGCGGGCGCGGGAGGTGCTGCGCGCCCCCGGGGTGCTGGCCCTGCTGGCCCGCCGGGCCGAGGCCGGGGGGTGGGCCGAGGAGGTCCGGCCCCTGCTCGGCGACGAGGTGCCCGACTCGGCGCTCTCGCGGCTGGCCGGGCATCCGGTGGGGGCGGGGGTGGCGGTCCTTCTCGGCTCGGCCCTCCTCGCGTGGGGAAGCTTCCGGCTGGCGGTTCTCCTCCTGCCCGCCGAGATCGCCGCCGTCCTCGCCGCGCTCGTTCCCCTCGTCGTGCTGGGCGTGCTGGCCGGCCAGCTCGCCCGGCGAGCGCTCGCCTCGCTGCGGGAGGCCGCGCCCCTGCTGCTCGGGGCCGCGCGAGCGGGCCTGCACGGGGCGCACGCCACCCTCGTGGACAACGGCTTCGGTCTCGCCACGGGCTACGGTGGGGGCGAGCCTTCCCGTCTCACGCCCTGGCTGCACCGCGAGTTACAGGCGCTGGCGGGCCGTCCGGGCGGCGTCCTCACCTTCGGGGACCTGAGGGAGCGGGACGTGGAACTCAAGCTCGTGAGTACCTGCCTCACCCGCCAGCGGCCCTACGTGCTGCCGCTCAACCAGCGCAGCGCGGACCACAAGGACTTCTACTTCCGTCCCGACGAGTGGGGCCGCTTCTTCCCCCCGGAGGTGCTGGCGCACCTGACGGCACACGCCGAGCGGATGTATCTCGATCCCGGCCTCGCGCCTCCGCCGGGCCGGGAGGGCTGGACGTACTACCGCCTGCCGCCGGAAGAGCATCTGCCCGTCCTCGTCGCCACGCGCCTGAGCATGAGCTTTCCGGGGCTGTTCAGCGCCCTGCCGCTGTACTTCCTGCAATGGGGCCGCCGGGACGAGCAGCTCAGCCACCCCGACTTCCGGCCCATGTGGTCGCGCCGCTTCGGTGGGGACGGGCTGCCGCCGGACAGGTGGAAGGACCACGAGCGCCGGGTGCGCGTCCTTCCCTGCCTGTTCAGCGACGGCGGGCTGACGAGCAACTTCCCTCTCATGCTCTTCGACGAGGTGATCCCCGAGCGGCCCCTCTTCGCCGTCCGGTTGCAGACGCGCCGCACCGACCACCCCGCCTTCCTGGCCGGGCCGCTGCCGTGGCAGCCCTTCCACCAGCCCACCCGCAGCGTTCCCGAGTTCGCCGTCTCGCTGGTGGAGTCGGCCCGCCACTGGTTCGACAGCAGCCTGCTCACCCTGCCGGGCTACGCCGAGCGGGTGGTGAGCGTCACCCTGCCCCGGGGAGTGGGCGGCCTGAACCTGGGCATGGACGCCGACCGGATTCGCTGGCTGCTCGACAAGGGCACCGACGCGGGCCGGCGGCTGGCGCAGCGCTTCGGCCCGGACAGCGACGACCCCCGCAACACGGCGGGACTGACGGCGGCCCGCTGGCCCAACGTGACCGCCGACCTCGGGGAGCTGCTGGTGGCCTACGCGCGGCAGTACCCCTCCCACACCCCACCGACCTCCCTCACCCCCGAGGAACGCGACGCCCTCGCCGCCCTCATCCGGACGGCGGGGTTGATCCGGCAGGCCGTGCGCGCCGATCCAGACGCCCTCTTCCCCGCCGCGACCCCCTGGAACAAGGTGTCCTTCCGACAGGTGCGCGGCCTGCTGCGCTACCGCCCCTTCCTCTAG